One stretch of Chryseobacterium fluminis DNA includes these proteins:
- the sppA gene encoding signal peptide peptidase SppA — translation MAIILLCVVFFFFFIMLLVFSSMSGEKSVIVKKNSVLTINLNTQIIDSPTEEQGGLFTMSSQNKSILIYEALEAIRKAKTDDNIKGISIEADNLNAGITQIDDLRNALQDFKKSGKFIYAYGNNVSQSSYYLGSVADQYYLNPSGMIELKGLATEVTFFKDFADKYGIGIEVIRHGKFKSAVEPFLRNDISPENKEQLSVLLNDLWKNTADKMAVSRKIDTAAFRSSVDSLYGMIPELTLKHKLTDKLIQHSEYDQIIKSKLQLKEKDKLNKISLGKYIASYEEESGSGDQVAVLYASGSINSGDDYNDINSEKYIKYIKDLQKNDKVKAVVLRINSPGGSANASDEILFELQQLKKKKPLIVSFGDYAASGGYYIAMAADKIYSEPNTLTGSIGVFGVLPYFKEVANKNGVRSDIVGTNANSAYFSSLNGLTPHGVTMMTRSVEGTYKRFVHFVTQNRKQTFEQIDSIGGGRVWSGTRAKQIGLVDELGSLSDAVKFAAQKAGVKSYDVSTYPKKMTAFEQVFQNLNEDDISARVIKNKIGKANYEIFQQITDEKLKSEVKMQMPYEIRIN, via the coding sequence GTGGCAATTATCTTACTATGTGTGGTATTTTTCTTCTTTTTTATTATGTTACTTGTATTTAGTTCTATGAGTGGTGAAAAATCGGTAATTGTAAAAAAGAATTCTGTACTCACCATTAATTTAAATACACAGATTATTGATAGTCCTACAGAAGAGCAGGGTGGACTATTTACTATGAGCAGTCAGAATAAAAGTATCCTGATCTATGAGGCACTGGAAGCGATCCGTAAGGCAAAAACGGATGATAATATAAAAGGGATCAGTATTGAAGCAGATAATCTGAATGCTGGAATTACGCAGATTGATGATCTGAGAAATGCACTTCAGGATTTCAAAAAAAGCGGTAAGTTCATCTATGCATATGGTAATAACGTATCCCAGAGTTCTTATTATTTGGGATCTGTTGCTGACCAGTATTATTTAAATCCGTCAGGAATGATCGAATTAAAAGGATTGGCTACGGAGGTCACCTTTTTCAAGGATTTCGCAGATAAATACGGGATTGGCATAGAAGTGATCCGTCATGGGAAATTTAAATCTGCTGTGGAACCTTTTCTGAGAAATGATATTTCCCCTGAAAACAAAGAGCAGTTAAGTGTTCTTTTAAACGATCTGTGGAAAAATACAGCCGATAAGATGGCCGTATCCAGAAAAATAGACACTGCTGCGTTCAGAAGCTCTGTTGACAGCCTGTACGGAATGATTCCGGAGCTTACCTTAAAACATAAACTCACGGATAAACTCATCCAGCATTCAGAATATGACCAGATCATTAAATCTAAGCTGCAGTTAAAAGAAAAAGATAAGCTGAACAAAATTTCTTTGGGGAAATATATTGCTTCCTATGAAGAGGAAAGCGGCTCGGGTGATCAGGTAGCGGTGTTATATGCTTCAGGGTCCATTAACAGTGGCGACGACTACAATGATATTAATTCTGAGAAATATATTAAATATATTAAAGATCTGCAGAAGAATGATAAGGTAAAGGCTGTTGTTCTGAGAATCAATTCTCCGGGAGGAAGTGCAAATGCATCAGATGAAATTTTATTTGAACTTCAGCAGTTAAAAAAGAAGAAGCCTCTGATTGTTTCTTTCGGTGACTATGCAGCATCCGGAGGATATTATATTGCGATGGCTGCTGATAAAATCTACTCTGAGCCCAATACACTTACCGGATCGATCGGCGTTTTTGGTGTACTGCCTTATTTTAAGGAGGTGGCCAACAAAAACGGGGTACGCTCGGATATTGTTGGAACCAATGCCAATTCTGCTTATTTTTCAAGCTTAAATGGTCTGACTCCTCATGGAGTAACCATGATGACCAGAAGTGTGGAAGGTACTTATAAAAGATTCGTTCATTTTGTTACTCAAAACAGGAAGCAGACTTTCGAACAGATTGACAGCATTGGTGGCGGAAGAGTATGGAGCGGGACCCGTGCCAAACAGATCGGACTTGTAGATGAGCTGGGAAGTCTTAGTGATGCTGTAAAATTTGCAGCACAAAAGGCCGGTGTAAAATCATACGACGTAAGCACCTATCCTAAAAAGATGACTGCATTTGAACAGGTTTTCCAGAATCTGAACGAAGATGATATCTCTGCAAGAGTGATTAAGAATAAAATAGGAAAGGCTAATTATGAAATTTTCCAGCAGATTACCGATGAAAAATTAAAGTCTGAGGTAAAAATGCAGATGCCTTATGAAATCAGAATAAACTAA
- the folK gene encoding 2-amino-4-hydroxy-6-hydroxymethyldihydropteridine diphosphokinase: protein MVSTEFFFTITDFSPLIELNTSNIIKKKKNTTHSKIIATIFAKTFLKKLFINQSFSYMSQQIAVLLLGSNLGDPQKNIETALKRIERGENEILKLSEFLISQPVEFVSSNIFCNIATVISTDFSPIQLLDFVKGIEIEMGRLNDSKISGGYTDRIIDIDIVKYNELKFSSERLNIPHKKHLFEREFSRILLTNLFE from the coding sequence ATGGTGAGTACAGAATTCTTTTTTACAATTACCGATTTTTCACCACTCATAGAACTAAATACAAGTAACATAATAAAAAAGAAGAAAAATACCACACATAGTAAGATAATTGCCACTATATTTGCTAAGACATTTTTAAAAAAGCTTTTCATAAATCAATCATTTTCCTATATGTCGCAGCAAATAGCCGTTTTGTTACTGGGAAGTAATCTGGGTGATCCCCAAAAAAATATAGAAACCGCGCTTAAAAGGATCGAACGTGGTGAAAATGAGATATTAAAATTAAGTGAATTTTTAATATCACAACCTGTGGAATTTGTTAGTTCCAATATTTTTTGTAATATTGCAACAGTAATATCCACAGACTTTTCACCTATTCAACTGCTTGATTTTGTAAAAGGTATTGAAATTGAGATGGGAAGACTTAATGATTCGAAAATATCAGGAGGCTATACAGATAGAATAATTGATATTGATATCGTTAAATATAATGAATTAAAGTTCTCATCAGAAAGGTTAAATATCCCTCATAAAAAACATCTTTTTGAAAGGGAGTTTTCCAGGATTTTATTAACAAATTTATTTGAATAA
- a CDS encoding OmpA family protein, translating to MKLGLLLLAALPIATYAQDSIAVSSTNEYPNTFSSGSANVQPFTNKAKRFNDWSISIGGGAAFMTHADLTSFYDKEINWGYNSYVSVDKQITHTFGVSLMYQRGETNQKAMLDGQAGIAAGVAEANTKYNQVALLGDINLSNLLRRTDNHSPYRWAFHGYAGIGVQGYKTSLHDNNEFRWSDNPKRVPLFIEQDLDINSIFYQFGMGLKYNVSNLIDIEARTMYMISGDDEFDGGGWSGPADYDPSSQVSKYNMISKKRSDNAWTVNLGVSFKLGKHQSHLAWHDPLQEAYYRVNVLENASTDLVVCEKGDLDNDGVCDDWDRELNTPAGARVDGSGTALDMDLDGVIDLYDKCVTVPGPVENNGCPTNR from the coding sequence ATGAAATTAGGTTTATTATTATTGGCCGCCTTACCTATTGCTACTTATGCTCAGGACAGTATCGCTGTAAGTTCTACCAACGAATATCCGAATACTTTTTCCTCAGGTTCTGCCAATGTGCAACCATTCACCAACAAAGCTAAAAGATTTAATGATTGGTCTATCTCGATCGGAGGAGGAGCTGCATTTATGACTCATGCAGATCTCACGTCATTCTATGACAAAGAGATCAATTGGGGGTATAATTCATATGTCAGCGTTGACAAACAAATTACTCATACTTTTGGAGTAAGCCTGATGTATCAGCGAGGGGAAACCAATCAGAAAGCCATGCTCGACGGGCAGGCAGGAATCGCTGCAGGTGTAGCTGAAGCCAATACAAAGTACAATCAGGTGGCCCTATTGGGAGACATTAACCTGTCAAATCTTTTGAGAAGAACAGATAACCACTCTCCGTACCGGTGGGCTTTCCACGGATATGCCGGTATTGGTGTTCAGGGGTACAAAACTTCTCTGCATGATAACAATGAATTCAGATGGAGCGACAATCCGAAAAGAGTTCCTCTTTTTATCGAGCAGGATCTTGACATCAATTCTATTTTCTATCAATTCGGAATGGGTCTGAAGTATAATGTATCCAATCTGATTGATATCGAAGCCAGAACGATGTATATGATCAGCGGGGATGATGAATTTGATGGTGGCGGATGGTCTGGTCCTGCGGACTACGACCCTTCTTCACAAGTTTCCAAATATAACATGATCAGTAAAAAGAGAAGTGATAATGCATGGACTGTGAACCTGGGGGTTTCTTTCAAATTAGGAAAACATCAATCTCACCTGGCATGGCATGATCCTTTGCAGGAAGCTTATTACAGGGTAAATGTTCTGGAGAATGCATCCACAGACCTTGTTGTGTGTGAAAAAGGAGATCTTGACAATGACGGCGTTTGCGACGATTGGGACAGAGAACTTAATACTCCTGCCGGGGCAAGAGTAGACGGATCAGGAACAGCTTTAGATATGGATCTGGACGGTGTTATCGATTTATACGATAAATGTGTAACCGTTCCTGGACCGGTAGAAAACAACGGCTGCCCTACCAACAGATAA
- a CDS encoding OmpA family protein: MKLSLAIVALALSVPAVSYAQDSTAVVSNGEYPNTFSSGSANVSPFTNKSKRFNDWAISIGAGVPLIQSADLTSIKNGNGKNLFGYSAYVSIDKAITHAFGINLQYDRGETRQGWFNTKDSAPANASAYQQVAARTQYDAISILGDINFSNLLRRVDNHSPYRWALHGYGGIGTIAYRAYQKDETGQRMVTEIKPFQLGSMFLQGGAGLKFKVNRRLDIEGRLMYVVTGDDEFDGGGSKYSAINQREEQVSDNFFNATLGISLKLGKHESHVMWHDPLQEIYYKLDVLANKSQDIEVCKKGDLDNDGVCDDWDRQLDTPAGARVDGAGVALDTDLDGVIDLYDKCVTVPGPVENQGCPTTAPATAGPVTDDTRVLEGIEFDLNSDRILPSNTPILNNAVNYINTSNGSYNVIGATDTRASDAYNQKLSERRANNVKNYLIKNGIESGKLNAIGRGEKDLKYPECDPATKCPEWKNRANRRVYFEAK, encoded by the coding sequence ATGAAATTAAGTTTAGCAATTGTAGCATTAGCTTTATCCGTACCAGCGGTAAGTTATGCGCAAGACTCAACTGCAGTAGTTTCCAATGGAGAGTATCCTAATACGTTCTCTTCAGGCTCTGCGAATGTTTCCCCATTTACAAACAAATCCAAAAGATTTAATGACTGGGCGATCTCCATTGGTGCCGGGGTACCATTAATTCAATCTGCAGACTTAACATCTATAAAAAATGGTAACGGTAAAAACCTTTTTGGCTATTCTGCATATGTGAGTATTGATAAAGCTATTACCCACGCTTTCGGTATTAATTTACAATATGACAGAGGTGAAACGAGACAGGGATGGTTCAATACTAAAGATTCTGCTCCTGCCAATGCTTCTGCATATCAGCAGGTAGCTGCCAGAACGCAGTATGATGCAATATCCATTTTAGGAGATATCAACTTTTCAAACCTGTTAAGAAGAGTAGACAATCACTCTCCTTACCGATGGGCATTACACGGATACGGAGGTATTGGTACGATTGCCTACAGAGCTTACCAGAAAGATGAGACAGGACAGAGAATGGTAACTGAGATCAAGCCTTTCCAGCTGGGATCTATGTTCCTTCAGGGTGGTGCCGGTCTTAAATTCAAAGTTAACAGAAGATTAGATATCGAAGGAAGACTTATGTATGTAGTGACCGGTGACGATGAATTCGATGGAGGCGGTTCTAAATACAGTGCCATTAACCAGCGTGAAGAGCAGGTTTCTGATAATTTCTTCAATGCTACTTTAGGGATTTCATTAAAACTCGGAAAGCACGAATCTCATGTAATGTGGCATGATCCACTTCAGGAAATTTATTACAAGCTGGATGTTTTAGCTAATAAGAGTCAGGATATCGAAGTTTGTAAGAAAGGTGATCTTGATAATGACGGTGTGTGTGATGACTGGGACAGACAGCTTGATACTCCTGCAGGAGCCAGAGTTGACGGTGCCGGAGTTGCTCTTGATACTGATCTTGACGGTGTTATCGATCTTTATGATAAATGTGTAACCGTACCTGGACCTGTTGAAAACCAGGGATGTCCTACAACAGCTCCGGCTACGGCAGGACCTGTAACAGATGACACGAGAGTTCTTGAAGGAATTGAATTTGATTTAAATTCTGACAGAATCTTGCCTTCTAACACTCCTATCCTTAATAATGCTGTAAATTACATCAATACTTCAAACGGTAGTTATAATGTAATCGGAGCTACGGATACAAGAGCTTCTGACGCTTATAACCAAAAGCTGTCTGAAAGAAGAGCTAATAATGTTAAAAATTATCTGATCAAAAACGGAATAGAGTCCGGAAAACTGAATGCTATCGGTAGAGGTGAAAAAGACCTTAAATATCCGGAATGTGATCCTGCTACGAAATGTCCTGAATGGAAAAACAGAGCCAACAGAAGAGTATACTTCGAAGCTAAATAA
- a CDS encoding RecQ family ATP-dependent DNA helicase, producing the protein MISQQDFQELKYKALKYFWGYDHFRDSQEAIIDCVIQDKDTLVLLPTGAGKSLCYQLPALLKEGTCLIISPLLALMKDQVNQLKSKGIEAEYLSSELDEYDAETIYGRCKEGLTKMLYISPERLTNKQFLLNIEEIQLSFIAVDEAHCISEWGQDFRPSYQNIKDFRTNNPHIPCLALTATATPKVLEEIKTKLELKNVTVFQKSFKRENIKIFTEEVSDKFQRIFNILKYTDESGIVYVRTRKEAELLTEYLHKNQLKHVDFFHAGLTAKEKNIRQHTWNTSNNNVLISTNAFGMGIDKDNVRFVIHYSPSASIENYYQEIGRSGRDGKKSFAFLLWNQHELQNFDQILKNQIPNKAEFLKIITYLYSKFQVAEFELPEQVFQLNFNGIQNFTKLSTAKIKNVLNFLHNQEIIYFNDHKSLSSLQLLMQADEIDQLPQKDAYFIELMLRSISGITTHKVMFSEQQVSNKIGISTHLIKERLKELQQKNYLEYVDGALSSIKFLKPRDERVINSSYWKLFEHIQKNKIQKWEEMKFFIEDSKYCKMKLILAYFGEKDSKNCGQCTVCEKNKQSIFGKNISAQLLNALAKRPATIEELSIQMSFHSKESILENLIFLLDSGKVKMLNFRTYSLA; encoded by the coding sequence ATGATTTCTCAGCAGGACTTTCAAGAGCTTAAATATAAGGCCCTAAAATACTTTTGGGGTTACGATCATTTCAGAGATTCCCAGGAAGCCATTATTGATTGTGTTATTCAGGATAAAGATACGCTCGTTCTTTTGCCTACAGGCGCAGGAAAATCCCTTTGTTATCAGCTTCCGGCATTACTGAAAGAAGGAACATGTCTTATCATCTCGCCTCTTCTGGCATTAATGAAAGATCAGGTAAACCAGCTAAAGTCCAAAGGAATAGAAGCAGAATATCTATCTTCAGAATTAGATGAATATGATGCTGAGACTATCTATGGCCGCTGTAAAGAAGGCTTAACAAAAATGCTTTATATATCTCCTGAAAGACTTACCAACAAACAGTTTCTCCTGAATATCGAAGAAATTCAGCTCTCTTTTATTGCGGTAGATGAAGCGCACTGTATTTCAGAGTGGGGCCAGGATTTCCGCCCCAGTTATCAGAACATAAAAGATTTCAGGACAAACAATCCCCATATTCCGTGTCTTGCCCTTACAGCAACTGCCACTCCAAAAGTTCTGGAAGAAATAAAAACAAAACTGGAGCTTAAAAATGTAACGGTTTTTCAAAAGAGTTTCAAAAGAGAAAATATCAAAATTTTTACAGAAGAGGTATCTGATAAATTTCAACGTATTTTTAACATTCTGAAATATACTGATGAAAGCGGAATCGTATATGTGCGAACCAGAAAAGAAGCCGAGCTTCTGACCGAATATCTGCATAAAAATCAATTAAAACATGTTGATTTTTTCCATGCCGGCCTTACTGCTAAAGAAAAAAATATAAGACAACATACCTGGAACACCAGTAATAACAATGTACTTATCTCTACGAATGCCTTCGGAATGGGTATTGATAAAGATAATGTCCGTTTTGTGATCCACTACTCTCCTTCTGCATCGATCGAAAATTATTACCAGGAAATCGGAAGATCAGGAAGAGACGGTAAAAAAAGTTTTGCTTTTCTTTTATGGAATCAGCATGAACTTCAGAACTTCGACCAGATCTTAAAAAATCAGATTCCCAATAAAGCGGAATTTTTAAAAATTATCACCTATCTCTATTCTAAATTTCAGGTTGCCGAGTTTGAATTACCTGAACAGGTTTTTCAGCTCAATTTTAACGGCATACAGAACTTCACAAAATTATCAACGGCAAAAATTAAAAATGTATTAAATTTTCTGCATAACCAGGAGATTATTTATTTTAACGATCATAAAAGCCTATCCTCTCTTCAGCTTCTGATGCAGGCCGATGAGATCGATCAGCTGCCTCAGAAAGATGCTTATTTTATTGAACTGATGCTTCGTTCTATCTCCGGAATTACAACACATAAAGTCATGTTCAGCGAGCAGCAGGTCAGCAACAAAATCGGAATAAGCACCCATTTGATAAAGGAGAGGCTAAAAGAGTTACAGCAAAAAAATTATCTTGAATATGTAGATGGGGCCTTATCCAGCATCAAGTTTTTAAAACCCAGGGACGAAAGGGTGATTAACAGCTCTTACTGGAAGCTGTTTGAACATATTCAGAAGAATAAAATTCAGAAGTGGGAAGAAATGAAATTCTTCATTGAAGACAGCAAGTATTGTAAAATGAAATTAATCCTTGCTTATTTTGGAGAGAAAGATTCTAAGAACTGCGGTCAATGTACGGTTTGTGAAAAAAATAAACAGTCTATTTTCGGGAAAAACATTTCTGCACAGTTACTTAATGCTTTAGCGAAAAGACCTGCCACGATTGAAGAGTTATCTATACAGATGAGCTTTCATTCAAAAGAAAGTATTTTAGAAAATCTAATATTCCTCCTCGATTCCGGGAAGGTAAAAATGCTGAATTTCAGAACCTATTCCCTGGCGTAA
- the fmt gene encoding methionyl-tRNA formyltransferase, which produces MKSLKVVFLGTPEFAKTSLAAIHQSHHEVVGVVTVADKASGRGQKINQSPVKVFATENKIPVFQPEKLRDPEFLEALRKLEADVFVVVAFRMMPKVLFEMPEMGTFNLHASLLPDYRGAAPINYAVINGEEKTGATTFFINEKIDEGNILLQEELSVLPDETAGSLHDRLMEMGSKLVVKTLDGLAENTITEKPQPVVEHPKNAFKIFKEDTRIDWTKNSKAIHQFILGMSPYPAAFTSLKIGDEEKGLKIFSGKFEILNHNQSAGSLDISKNEFKIYTQDGIYFPLELQLEGKKRMNIKDFLNGFRNFDEIKMA; this is translated from the coding sequence ATGAAATCATTGAAAGTCGTATTCTTAGGTACTCCGGAGTTTGCAAAAACTTCTTTAGCAGCCATCCATCAATCCCATCATGAAGTGGTAGGCGTTGTAACTGTTGCTGATAAGGCAAGCGGACGCGGACAGAAAATCAACCAGTCCCCTGTAAAAGTATTTGCCACAGAAAATAAGATCCCCGTTTTTCAGCCTGAAAAGTTGAGAGATCCTGAATTTCTGGAAGCCCTGAGAAAATTAGAAGCCGATGTTTTTGTGGTCGTTGCTTTCAGAATGATGCCTAAAGTTCTGTTTGAAATGCCTGAAATGGGAACCTTTAATCTTCATGCTTCTCTTTTACCCGATTACAGGGGAGCGGCACCCATCAATTATGCGGTGATCAACGGGGAGGAAAAGACAGGAGCTACTACTTTCTTTATCAATGAAAAGATAGATGAGGGCAATATCTTGTTGCAGGAAGAATTATCTGTTTTACCTGATGAGACTGCGGGAAGTCTCCACGACAGATTAATGGAAATGGGCTCAAAACTGGTGGTAAAAACCCTGGATGGACTGGCAGAAAATACAATAACAGAAAAACCTCAGCCCGTGGTTGAACATCCTAAGAATGCTTTTAAAATTTTCAAAGAGGATACCAGAATCGACTGGACAAAAAATTCAAAAGCCATACATCAGTTTATCCTGGGCATGTCGCCTTATCCTGCCGCTTTTACTTCTTTAAAAATAGGAGATGAGGAAAAAGGGCTGAAAATATTCAGTGGAAAATTTGAGATCCTAAATCACAACCAATCGGCCGGCAGTTTGGATATTTCAAAAAATGAATTTAAAATCTATACTCAGGACGGGATCTATTTCCCTCTCGAATTACAGCTTGAAGGAAAGAAAAGAATGAACATCAAAGATTTTCTGAACGGTTTCAGAAATTTTGACGAAATAAAAATGGCTTGA
- the ribB gene encoding 3,4-dihydroxy-2-butanone-4-phosphate synthase, with product MSDIKLNTIPEAIEDLKNGKIIIVVDDEDRENEGDFLCAAELTTPEIINFMALHGRGLICMPLPEKRCDELGLDVMVSRSSDPKETAFTVSVDLLGNGTSTGISAGDRAKTILALMDENSKPTDFMRPGHIFPLRARKGGVLKRAGHTEAAIDLTCLAGLKEGGVICEIMNEDGSMSRLPDLQVFAQKHDMKIVSIEDLIHYQLKKGNLIERIEERKVKTAYGEFDFFAFRETSNDQIHFALTKGTWTVDEPVLVRVQSSDSYFDVLTRLNNGEKPLLEKVTNMVNEAGKGAVIFINNVSSSENTLRKLQQFINYQDGQQKHPTAAFNYRDYGIGTQILKNLGINKFKVITQNPDIKPQVGGYDVEVTEMVQL from the coding sequence ATGTCTGATATTAAATTAAATACTATTCCAGAGGCTATCGAAGACCTTAAAAATGGTAAAATAATCATAGTAGTAGATGATGAAGACAGAGAAAACGAAGGAGATTTTCTTTGTGCCGCAGAACTGACAACCCCTGAAATCATCAATTTTATGGCACTTCACGGGAGAGGGCTTATCTGTATGCCGCTTCCTGAAAAGAGATGTGATGAGTTGGGACTGGATGTGATGGTAAGCAGGAGCAGTGACCCTAAAGAAACCGCTTTTACCGTTTCAGTTGATCTTTTAGGCAACGGAACGTCTACAGGGATTTCTGCAGGAGACAGAGCAAAAACCATCTTAGCTTTAATGGACGAAAATTCGAAACCTACGGATTTCATGAGACCGGGGCATATTTTCCCGCTGCGTGCCAGAAAAGGTGGTGTTTTAAAAAGAGCCGGCCATACGGAAGCAGCGATCGATCTTACATGCCTGGCAGGTTTAAAAGAAGGAGGAGTGATCTGCGAAATCATGAATGAGGATGGTTCAATGTCCCGTTTACCTGATTTACAGGTTTTTGCCCAAAAACATGATATGAAAATCGTATCGATTGAAGATCTGATTCATTACCAGCTTAAAAAAGGAAATCTTATTGAGAGAATTGAAGAGAGAAAAGTAAAAACCGCCTACGGGGAGTTTGATTTCTTTGCTTTCAGAGAAACGTCTAATGATCAGATTCATTTTGCCTTAACGAAAGGGACATGGACGGTTGACGAACCGGTTTTGGTGAGAGTTCAGTCCTCCGATTCTTATTTTGATGTGTTAACCAGATTAAATAACGGTGAAAAACCACTACTGGAGAAAGTAACCAACATGGTAAATGAAGCTGGAAAAGGAGCTGTTATTTTTATCAACAATGTTTCGAGTTCTGAAAATACACTGAGAAAACTACAGCAGTTTATCAATTATCAGGATGGTCAGCAGAAACACCCGACAGCCGCTTTTAATTATAGAGATTACGGAATCGGAACTCAGATTTTAAAGAATCTGGGAATTAACAAGTTTAAGGTGATCACTCAGAATCCGGATATCAAGCCTCAGGTTGGAGGATATGATGTTGAGGTGACAGAGATGGTGCAGTTATAA
- a CDS encoding LLM class flavin-dependent oxidoreductase — translation MKNFEISVLDLAPVKQDKSINDTFQDSLSLANYAENLDYKRFWLAEHHNMESIASSATSVLIGFIANGTKKIRVGSGGIMLPNHSSLVIAEQFGTLESLFPGRIDLGLGRAPGTDGLTAQALGRNPAIINEQFPRQILELQKYFSKENSNAMVRAIPGEGLDIPLYILGSSTDSAWLAAELGLPYAFAGHFAPEQMEMAFNIYREHFEPSRQLAQPYILACVNGIAAETSGEAHKMSTTLFQAFINIVRNDRKPFAPPVDDMDDIWSPMEKSMVLQKLRYTFIGNQSEIEEQLKSFQQKFNVDELMINSHIYDHQKRLESYHIFRNAKNSIFKASY, via the coding sequence ATGAAAAATTTTGAAATATCGGTACTGGATCTCGCGCCTGTAAAACAGGACAAGTCTATTAACGATACGTTTCAGGACAGCTTATCCCTGGCCAACTATGCTGAAAATTTAGATTATAAAAGATTCTGGCTCGCCGAACACCATAATATGGAAAGTATTGCAAGTTCAGCCACTTCGGTGCTTATTGGCTTTATTGCCAACGGAACAAAAAAAATAAGAGTCGGTTCCGGAGGGATTATGCTTCCGAATCACAGCTCGTTAGTAATAGCTGAGCAATTCGGGACGCTGGAATCTCTTTTTCCCGGCAGAATAGATCTTGGCCTGGGAAGAGCTCCCGGAACAGATGGACTGACCGCTCAGGCTCTGGGACGAAATCCGGCGATCATCAACGAACAGTTTCCAAGACAAATCTTAGAATTACAGAAATATTTCTCCAAAGAAAATTCAAACGCTATGGTTCGCGCCATCCCGGGGGAAGGTCTTGATATTCCGCTGTATATCTTGGGTTCCAGTACAGACAGTGCATGGTTGGCGGCAGAACTGGGACTTCCGTATGCTTTTGCGGGACATTTTGCCCCTGAACAGATGGAGATGGCGTTTAATATCTACAGGGAACATTTTGAACCCTCCAGGCAGTTGGCTCAGCCTTATATTCTGGCCTGTGTTAACGGAATTGCTGCGGAAACTTCCGGGGAAGCTCATAAAATGTCAACGACTTTATTCCAGGCATTCATTAATATTGTACGGAACGACAGAAAACCTTTTGCTCCACCGGTTGATGATATGGATGATATCTGGTCCCCGATGGAAAAATCGATGGTTCTGCAGAAGTTAAGATATACTTTTATCGGGAATCAGTCAGAGATCGAAGAGCAGCTTAAAAGTTTTCAGCAGAAGTTTAATGTAGATGAATTGATGATCAATTCTCATATCTATGACCATCAGAAGCGGCTCGAGTCTTATCATATTTTCAGAAATGCTAAAAACTCAATATTCAAAGCATCATATTAA
- a CDS encoding bacteriocin-like protein — translation MKNFRKLSRQDLKKLSGGKIPAQAIDGESCVAHINCSSGKGIWISETSVSCCP, via the coding sequence ATGAAAAATTTCAGAAAACTTTCAAGACAGGATTTAAAAAAATTATCCGGCGGTAAAATTCCTGCCCAAGCCATTGATGGAGAATCATGTGTAGCCCATATCAATTGTTCCAGCGGTAAAGGGATATGGATCTCTGAAACGAGTGTTTCCTGCTGCCCGTAG